The Triticum aestivum cultivar Chinese Spring chromosome 3A, IWGSC CS RefSeq v2.1, whole genome shotgun sequence genome includes a region encoding these proteins:
- the LOC123058364 gene encoding uncharacterized protein, producing the protein MDVDQLPVYDPHSDTAKKEALDASRANLAHALVHLVPVVVLLCGLLLWSLSTTPVPPAEVGVIVLKKERPMALKSGPEHSSNGPHMVAAMEDTDPVGNTAGRRIKKDGLKK; encoded by the exons ATGGACGTGGACCAGCTGCCGGTGTACGACCCGCACTCGGACACGGCCAAGAAAGAGGCCCTCGACGCCTCCCGCGCCAACCTCGCCCACGCCCTCGTCCACCTCGTCCCCGTCGTCGTCCTCCTCTGCGGGCTCCTCCTCTGGTCGCTCTCCACCACCCCCGTCCCCCCCGCCG AGGTGGGCGTGATTGTGCTAAAGAAGGAAAGACCAATGGCGCTGAAGAGTGGGCCCGAGCACAGCTCGAACGGCCCTCACATGGTGGCTGCGATGGAGGATACGGATCCGGTAGGCAACACTGCTGGGAGAAGAATAAAGAAGGACGGACTTAAGAAATGA